In Taeniopygia guttata chromosome 2, bTaeGut7.mat, whole genome shotgun sequence, one genomic interval encodes:
- the LOC115494074 gene encoding uncharacterized protein isoform X1 → MAGQEQEPVTFKDVTVFLSRAEWDALTAGQRELYRDVVSDTYEMLISLGYPGPKPDILHRLERGEEPWICSSPGHARSWLEEPSSGWWPRTSRDQGLETSCPGPGTLRCLQDRSFQKKVACHEERSEFPLEADSGVGSQAQPWLVKEEVEDKPGLTEDLTHSETFLPHSTMEQQSLDPWEQLRDGPGERNQGNAQNHGHTLGEATLLPGTQEPRVEELRAAVAKDHGYCLRSEPGTPCDPQPCCLWEHNYCRQRQAGRSHGASDIRAARRRLAWRQFHWGRRVRRAREILRRYQPYWRLGFPWRGRSSCGDATQGTNPGVCPPMDTAAPCQLWSAGNAEGVTSDTQCVPEGILGTEPSPPTLIPAAGVEKGAKPLEHPGASQELEGCVEPQKLEGVSLQDVFRNVMRAVRYILDSICQKFELQGVSQGKSIWPIVIQIDNLTEIRKC, encoded by the exons ATGGCGGGGCAGGAGCAG GAGCCGGTGACCTTCAAGGACGTGACGGTGTTCCTGAGCCGGGCTGAGTGGGACGCACTCACGGCGGGGCAGCGGGAGCTGTACCGGGACGTCGTGTCCGACACCTACGAGATGCTGATCTCTCTGG GTTATCCAGGCCCCAAGCCCGACATCCTGCACCGGCTGGAGCGTGGGGAAGAGCCGTGGATCTGCTCATCTCCAG gaCATGCAAGGAGCTGGCTGGAGGAGCCTTCCTCTGGCTGGTGGCCCAGAACCAGCAGGGACCAGGGGCTGGAGACATCGTGTCCAG gacCAGGCACATTGCGGTGTCTCCAGGACAGGAGCTTCCAGAAGAAGGTTGCCTGTCACGAGGAAAGGAGCGAATTCCCGTTGGAAGCAGACAGTGGAGTGGGGAGCCAAGCCCAGCCATGGCTTGTGAAGGAGGAAGTGGAGGATAAACCTGGACTCACGGAAGACCTAACCCACAGTGAGACATTCCTGCCTCATTCCACGATGGAACAGCAGAGCCTGGATCCTTGGGAACAGCTGCGGGATGGCCCTGGGGAGAGGAATCAAGGGAATGCCCAAAACCATGGACACACCTTGGGAGAGGCGACACTTCTCCCGGGAACCCAGGAGCCGCGGGTGGAGGAGCTGAGAGCGGCGGTGGCGAAGGACCACGGTTACTGCCTGCGGAGTGAGCCGGGCACGCCCTGCgacccacagccctgctgcctgtgggAACACAACTACTGCCGGCAGCGCCAGGCCGGGAGGAGCCATGGGGCCAGCGACATCCGGGCCGCACGCCGCCGGCTGGCGTGGCGGCAGTTCCACTGGGGCAGGAGGGTCCGGAGAGCCAGGGAGATCCTGCGGCGCTACCAGCCCTACTGGAGGCTGGGCTTTCCGTGGAGAGGCCGCTCCAGCTGTGGCGATGCCACGCAGGGGACGAACCCTGGGGTTTGTCCTCCGATGGATACGGCCGCACCGTGCCAGCTCTGGAGCGCCGGGAATGCCGAGGGGGTGACATCAGACACACAgtgtgtcccagagggaattttgggaactGAGCCTTCACCCCCTACCCTAATCCCGGCTGCAGGAGTGGAGAAGGGGGCAAAGCCTCTGGAGCATCCAGGTGCCAGCCAGGAACTTGAAGGATGTGTGGAACCCCAGAAATTGGAGGGGGTGTCACTGCAGGACGTGTTCCGGAATGTGATGAGGGCAGTCAGATACATACTGGACTCCATATGCCAGAAGTTTGAGCTCCAGGGGGTCTCCCAGGGGAAGAGCATCTGGCCCATTGTCATCCAGATCGACAACTTGACGGAGATCAGGAAGTGCTGA
- the LOC115494074 gene encoding uncharacterized protein isoform X2, whose protein sequence is MAGQEQEPVTFKDVTVFLSRAEWDALTAGQRELYRDVVSDTYEMLISLGYPGPKPDILHRLERGEEPWICSSPGHARSWLEEPSSGWWPRTSRDQGLETSCPAGPGTLRCLQDRSFQKKVACHEERSEFPLEADSGVGSQAQPWLVKEEVEDKPGLTEDLTHSETFLPHSTMEQQSLDPWEQLRDGPGERNQGNAQNHGHTLGEATLLPGTQEPRVEELRAAVAKDHGYCLRSEPGTPCDPQPCCLWEHNYCRQRQAGRSHGASDIRAARRRLAWRQFHWGRRVRRAREILRRYQPYWRLGFPWRGRSSCGDATQGTNPGVCPPMDTAAPCQLWSAGNAEGVTSDTQCVPEGILGTEPSPPTLIPAAGVEKGAKPLEHPGASQELEGCVEPQKLEGVSLQDVFRNVMRAVRYILDSICQKFELQGVSQGKSIWPIVIQIDNLTEIRKC, encoded by the exons ATGGCGGGGCAGGAGCAG GAGCCGGTGACCTTCAAGGACGTGACGGTGTTCCTGAGCCGGGCTGAGTGGGACGCACTCACGGCGGGGCAGCGGGAGCTGTACCGGGACGTCGTGTCCGACACCTACGAGATGCTGATCTCTCTGG GTTATCCAGGCCCCAAGCCCGACATCCTGCACCGGCTGGAGCGTGGGGAAGAGCCGTGGATCTGCTCATCTCCAG gaCATGCAAGGAGCTGGCTGGAGGAGCCTTCCTCTGGCTGGTGGCCCAGAACCAGCAGGGACCAGGGGCTGGAGACATCGTGTCCAG caggacCAGGCACATTGCGGTGTCTCCAGGACAGGAGCTTCCAGAAGAAGGTTGCCTGTCACGAGGAAAGGAGCGAATTCCCGTTGGAAGCAGACAGTGGAGTGGGGAGCCAAGCCCAGCCATGGCTTGTGAAGGAGGAAGTGGAGGATAAACCTGGACTCACGGAAGACCTAACCCACAGTGAGACATTCCTGCCTCATTCCACGATGGAACAGCAGAGCCTGGATCCTTGGGAACAGCTGCGGGATGGCCCTGGGGAGAGGAATCAAGGGAATGCCCAAAACCATGGACACACCTTGGGAGAGGCGACACTTCTCCCGGGAACCCAGGAGCCGCGGGTGGAGGAGCTGAGAGCGGCGGTGGCGAAGGACCACGGTTACTGCCTGCGGAGTGAGCCGGGCACGCCCTGCgacccacagccctgctgcctgtgggAACACAACTACTGCCGGCAGCGCCAGGCCGGGAGGAGCCATGGGGCCAGCGACATCCGGGCCGCACGCCGCCGGCTGGCGTGGCGGCAGTTCCACTGGGGCAGGAGGGTCCGGAGAGCCAGGGAGATCCTGCGGCGCTACCAGCCCTACTGGAGGCTGGGCTTTCCGTGGAGAGGCCGCTCCAGCTGTGGCGATGCCACGCAGGGGACGAACCCTGGGGTTTGTCCTCCGATGGATACGGCCGCACCGTGCCAGCTCTGGAGCGCCGGGAATGCCGAGGGGGTGACATCAGACACACAgtgtgtcccagagggaattttgggaactGAGCCTTCACCCCCTACCCTAATCCCGGCTGCAGGAGTGGAGAAGGGGGCAAAGCCTCTGGAGCATCCAGGTGCCAGCCAGGAACTTGAAGGATGTGTGGAACCCCAGAAATTGGAGGGGGTGTCACTGCAGGACGTGTTCCGGAATGTGATGAGGGCAGTCAGATACATACTGGACTCCATATGCCAGAAGTTTGAGCTCCAGGGGGTCTCCCAGGGGAAGAGCATCTGGCCCATTGTCATCCAGATCGACAACTTGACGGAGATCAGGAAGTGCTGA